One window of the Periophthalmus magnuspinnatus isolate fPerMag1 chromosome 17, fPerMag1.2.pri, whole genome shotgun sequence genome contains the following:
- the LOC117384758 gene encoding la-related protein 6-like — protein MSRTGSSPCTGAEENRAGQGLVFQIQAQLEELFSDSHLSEDGFLLKHIQKNKDGFVNLKFLTSLKKIKVLTDNRYMTLAAALLSSLLEVSSEFTRVRRLLPYPDWLLCSPTSKLLLFWNLPTDWLTPPRQTPQNLHPTPALHPRILARLSSYGTITAHWLLPAGQDLPKELQCYAKCQRELGQCLCAVVKFDTLAAIRKAYSELKGAEVSAGKKPNVVTLGFRSAYLIEKEQLIQSQGDGKVTLEVVLEVNKVTENVEIQEALGEGADLDSGCADVAIETCLNARDTPQVPWILRNRVAQVKNRVKVIRLPRGPDGTKGFRDRRKPYV, from the exons ATGAGCCGGACTGG TAGTTCGCCCTGCACTGGGGCTGAGGAGAACCGTGCCGGACAGGGGCTGGTGTTCCAGATCCAAGCCCAACTGGAGGAGCTGTTTTCGGACTCACATTTGTCTGAAGACGGCTTCCTCctcaaacacatccagaagaacaAGGACGGTTTTGTGAACCTGAAGTTCCTCACCAGCTTGAAGAAG ATAAAGGTCTTGACCGACAACCGTTACATGACCCTGGCTGcagctctcctctcatctctacTGGAGGTGAGCTCTGAGTTCACCAGAGTGCGTCGCCTCCTCCCTTATCCTGActggctcctctgctcccccACCAGcaaactcctcctcttctggaaCCTTCCTACAGACTGGCTCACCCCGCCTCGCCAGACCCCCCAAAACCTCCACCCTACCCCCGCCTTACACCCGCGCATCCTCGCCAGGCTCAGCTCTTACGGCACCATCACCGCCCACTGGTTACTACCTGCGGGTCAGGATCTACCGAAAGAACTTCAATGCTACGCCAAATGCCAGAGGGAACTTGGTCAATGTCTGTGCGCTGTGGTGAAGTTCGACACCTTGGCTGCAATTCGGAAAGCCTACAGCGAGCTAAAGGGAGCGGAGGTGTCTGCTGGGAAAAAGCCAAATGTAGTGACTTTGGGATTCAGGTCTGCATATCTTATAGAGAAAGAGCAGCTAATACAGAGCCAAGGGGATGGCAAAGTAACACTTGAGGTAGTTCTTGAAGTAAACAAAGTGACAGAAAATGTGGAAATCCAAGAGGCGCTGGGTGAGGGGGCAGATTTGGACTCAGGATGTGCAGATGTGGCCATAGAGACGTGTCTGAATGCAAGAGACACCCCACAGGTGCCGTGGATACTGAGGAACAGAGTGGCTCAGGTTAAAAACAGAGTAAAAGTGATTCGTCTTCCAAGAGGACCGGACGGTACTAAAGGGTTTCGTGACAGAAGGAAGCCATATGTGTGA